In one Nostoc sp. KVJ3 genomic region, the following are encoded:
- a CDS encoding BMC domain-containing protein: METSNQRSMNTIEGASSHETFQDTALGLVSTRSFPAIVGTADMMLKSAGVHLVGYEKIGGGYCTAIVRGGIADVRLAVESGVQTAEQFGQLVSSLVIPRPYPNLDIVLPITTRFTKLMEEGNYSRLSNQAIGLVETRGFPAMVGACDAMLKAADVHLAAYEKIGGGLCTAIIRGSVANVAVAVEAGMFEAERIGELNAVMVIPRPLDEMEQTLPLASCWIEKHQPLNLPVNIKDKEQVAEIEVLRLPDLTKLPTKIAEELWNDE; the protein is encoded by the coding sequence ATGGAAACATCTAATCAACGGTCTATGAATACCATCGAGGGAGCGAGTAGTCATGAAACCTTTCAGGACACTGCTTTGGGTTTAGTTTCTACCCGCAGTTTTCCCGCGATCGTTGGAACGGCGGATATGATGCTGAAATCAGCAGGAGTCCATCTAGTTGGGTATGAAAAAATAGGTGGTGGTTATTGTACTGCGATCGTCCGGGGTGGAATTGCTGACGTACGTCTAGCGGTAGAATCTGGTGTCCAAACGGCTGAACAATTTGGTCAGTTGGTTTCTAGCTTAGTAATTCCCCGTCCTTATCCCAACCTAGATATAGTACTTCCCATCACAACCCGTTTTACTAAATTGATGGAAGAGGGCAATTACAGCCGTCTAAGTAATCAAGCAATTGGTTTGGTAGAAACACGAGGATTTCCGGCGATGGTAGGCGCGTGTGATGCCATGCTCAAAGCTGCTGATGTTCATTTAGCAGCCTACGAAAAAATTGGTGGGGGTTTGTGTACAGCTATTATTCGTGGTTCCGTAGCAAATGTGGCGGTAGCAGTGGAAGCGGGAATGTTTGAAGCAGAACGCATTGGAGAATTAAATGCAGTGATGGTAATTCCCCGACCACTAGACGAAATGGAGCAAACCTTACCATTAGCAAGCTGCTGGATAGAAAAACACCAACCTTTAAACTTACCAGTGAATATTAAAGATAAAGAACAAGTTGCTGAAATTGAGGTACTCAGATTACCAGATTTAACCAAGTTACCTACAAAAATTGCCGAAGAATTATGGAATGATGAATGA
- the hpsU gene encoding hormogonium polysaccharide biosynthesis acetyltransferase HpsU: MTNDQPFVDLRKYDQSWFDRGRPSWYVLLWWLVQAIAFPLTPQPLNILRCALLRLFGANIGKGVLIRPTARFTYPWKVTIGNYSWIGDNVVLYSLDRVNIGEHCVVSQKSYLCTGSHDIQDPAFGLKTASITINNGAWLAADCFIGPGVQIGANAVIGARSTVLTSMPSGQVCWGSPCRPKTVRIKNTQ, from the coding sequence ATGACTAATGACCAACCTTTCGTAGATTTACGCAAATATGACCAATCTTGGTTTGATCGGGGACGGCCAAGTTGGTATGTTTTATTATGGTGGCTTGTACAAGCGATCGCTTTTCCCCTCACTCCTCAACCATTAAATATTCTCCGTTGCGCTCTACTACGACTATTTGGCGCTAATATCGGCAAAGGCGTATTAATTCGACCTACCGCCCGCTTTACCTATCCTTGGAAAGTTACCATTGGCAACTATAGTTGGATTGGAGATAACGTAGTTTTATACAGCCTCGATCGGGTTAACATTGGTGAACACTGTGTAGTTTCTCAAAAAAGTTACCTCTGTACTGGTAGTCATGATATTCAAGACCCTGCCTTTGGGTTGAAAACAGCAAGTATCACTATTAATAATGGAGCATGGCTAGCAGCAGATTGTTTCATAGGGCCGGGAGTGCAAATCGGTGCTAATGCTGTGATTGGCGCTCGTAGTACTGTTTTAACTAGTATGCCTTCTGGACAGGTTTGTTGGGGAAGCCCCTGTCGTCCTAAAACGGTTCGGATAAAAAATACTCAGTAG
- a CDS encoding transferase — MSVLSLRLSNNFDSYISGEVTIHPSAVLAPGVILQAAENSKIVIGPGVCIGMGAILQVHEGTLEVEAGANLGAGFLMVGKGKIGANACIGSATTVFNYSVEPGQVVPPGSILGDTSRQIAQTNQPEPSTNNPASTSPPPQKEEENGSGGVKEKVTSSTNFSAAAFVDFKQNKSISYFKSPATPESQPPPVEEAPKDVEPPSQEPAQESIKQDSDSNQLTTESPNGFGTQIYGQGSIHRLLTTLFPHRQSLSDPNSDD; from the coding sequence ATGTCTGTGCTGTCACTGCGCCTCAGCAATAATTTTGATTCTTACATTAGTGGTGAGGTGACTATTCATCCAAGCGCAGTACTTGCACCTGGGGTCATCCTCCAAGCGGCTGAAAACAGCAAGATCGTCATTGGCCCAGGGGTCTGTATTGGGATGGGAGCAATTCTCCAAGTCCATGAAGGAACTCTAGAGGTAGAAGCAGGGGCAAATCTGGGAGCCGGTTTTTTGATGGTTGGCAAGGGCAAAATTGGAGCAAATGCTTGTATTGGTTCAGCAACAACAGTTTTTAACTATTCAGTTGAACCTGGACAAGTAGTTCCACCTGGTTCGATTTTAGGAGACACTAGTCGGCAGATTGCTCAAACAAATCAGCCGGAACCATCTACAAATAACCCAGCTTCTACAAGTCCGCCACCGCAAAAAGAAGAGGAAAATGGCTCAGGGGGAGTTAAGGAAAAGGTAACTTCCTCAACTAACTTCTCAGCTGCGGCTTTTGTGGATTTCAAACAAAATAAGTCGATTTCTTATTTTAAATCTCCCGCCACTCCAGAAAGCCAGCCTCCCCCTGTAGAGGAAGCACCCAAGGATGTTGAACCCCCCTCGCAAGAACCCGCCCAAGAGTCTATAAAACAGGATTCAGACTCCAATCAGCTAACTACAGAATCCCCTAACGGTTTCGGCACTCAAATTTATGGACAAGGGAGCATACACAGACTGTTGACTACATTGTTTCCCCATAGACAATCCTTGAGCGACCCAAACTCTGACGATTAG
- a CDS encoding LysR family transcriptional regulator, with protein MKQATLHQLKVFEAAARHSSFTRAAEELFLTQPTVSMQIKQLTKSVGLPLFEQVGKRLYLTEAGRELFATCRQIFENIAQYEMKVADLKGLKQGQLRLAVITTAKYFIPRLLGPFCELYPGIDISLQVTNHEQILERMSQNLDDLYIMSQVPDNMDVNCEAFLENPLIVFAPINHPLSKEKNIPIQRLSNQPFIMREPGSGTRRAVQSLFEEQGVTVKVKLELGSNEAIKQAIAGGLGISVLSRHTLLSDVSDFSILDVQHFPIQRNWYMVYPAGKQLSIVARAYYDYLLAAAKNFVDQNTDPPYSNLEPLNG; from the coding sequence TTGAAGCAAGCGACGCTGCACCAGTTAAAGGTATTCGAGGCGGCGGCACGACACAGTAGCTTTACTCGCGCTGCTGAGGAATTGTTTCTCACCCAACCTACCGTTTCTATGCAGATTAAGCAACTTACAAAATCGGTAGGGTTGCCATTATTTGAGCAAGTGGGGAAGCGGTTGTATCTCACCGAGGCAGGACGAGAATTATTTGCCACTTGTCGGCAGATTTTTGAAAATATAGCCCAGTATGAAATGAAGGTGGCAGATTTAAAAGGGCTAAAACAGGGACAATTACGCTTGGCAGTGATTACAACAGCAAAATATTTTATCCCACGTTTGTTAGGGCCGTTTTGCGAACTTTATCCAGGGATTGATATCTCTCTGCAAGTAACGAATCACGAACAAATTTTGGAACGGATGAGTCAGAATCTGGACGACTTATATATTATGAGTCAAGTTCCAGACAATATGGATGTGAATTGCGAAGCATTTTTAGAAAATCCTTTGATAGTCTTTGCACCGATTAATCATCCGTTATCCAAGGAGAAAAATATTCCGATCCAACGCCTGTCAAACCAACCTTTTATTATGCGAGAACCAGGTTCAGGAACTCGTCGTGCCGTCCAAAGCCTATTTGAAGAACAAGGGGTGACAGTAAAAGTCAAGCTAGAGTTGGGAAGTAACGAAGCAATTAAACAAGCGATCGCAGGTGGTTTAGGAATTTCGGTTTTATCTCGTCATACTTTACTATCAGATGTCTCAGACTTTAGCATTTTAGATGTCCAACACTTCCCCATTCAGCGAAATTGGTACATGGTTTACCCCGCAGGGAAGCAGCTATCTATCGTCGCTCGTGCTTATTATGACTATCTCTTGGCTGCTGCAAAGAATTTTGTAGATCAAAATACTGATCCTCCTTATAGTAACCTTGAACCACTTAATGGGTAA